A region of Methanomicrobium sp. W14 DNA encodes the following proteins:
- a CDS encoding TrkH family potassium uptake protein produces MYELASPVRLKVIMKYLSQVLIGAAFVIFIPFLAAAFSGETFVAAIYLLITAVIFLAGFVINKILPEDEMERKEAVIIVALVFPLLALICTYPLTLLTDISFTDAFFEAVSGVTTTGLSVSPQNPGDLFLFMRSWLQWIGGIGILVIALITFSNPGASAYRLYSVNTGDRKLRPTVFATAKVIISLYVILTLISFVLLLAGGMPVFDALCHSMSSVSTGGFSTSGESVSGFPGYFLPLIVTVSCILGAINFGLYPSSLENIRNLFSDIQIKYFFAIGIFGSVVLLITLGNSYSFDESISVSFFQAFSALTTSGFSTVDTGSLPDVSKVVISALMWAGGCMGSTAGGIKIIRLIILLKIIQLVYIRFFLPKEALTPLKIGSESIDPEIVYNTITVFLLYFIVIFVSAFIFMIYGFNPVDSLFEVSSALGTVGLSCGITCAGMPVFLKVVLIFDMLLGRIEIIPLFILLLPRTWIKREKRVCG; encoded by the coding sequence ATGTATGAACTTGCATCTCCCGTAAGGCTGAAAGTGATAATGAAATACCTTTCCCAGGTGCTTATCGGAGCTGCATTCGTCATTTTTATCCCGTTTCTTGCAGCCGCGTTCAGCGGAGAAACTTTTGTTGCAGCCATATATCTTTTAATTACAGCAGTTATTTTCCTGGCAGGATTTGTCATTAACAAAATACTGCCTGAAGATGAGATGGAGCGAAAAGAAGCTGTAATTATCGTTGCACTGGTATTTCCTCTCCTTGCACTTATATGCACTTATCCTCTGACTCTTTTAACCGACATCTCTTTTACTGACGCATTTTTTGAAGCTGTTTCAGGAGTTACGACAACCGGACTTTCAGTATCCCCGCAAAATCCCGGAGATCTGTTTTTGTTTATGCGCTCCTGGCTCCAGTGGATAGGCGGAATAGGAATTCTTGTTATAGCGCTTATAACATTCTCAAACCCTGGAGCAAGCGCTTACAGGCTCTACAGTGTTAATACGGGCGACAGGAAACTCAGGCCTACGGTCTTTGCGACGGCAAAAGTCATAATAAGCCTGTATGTAATACTGACACTTATATCGTTTGTCCTCCTTTTAGCGGGAGGAATGCCGGTTTTTGATGCCCTGTGCCACTCAATGTCTTCGGTCTCAACAGGGGGTTTTTCGACGAGCGGTGAATCTGTCTCAGGCTTTCCCGGATATTTCCTTCCTTTGATTGTTACCGTAAGCTGTATTCTGGGGGCGATAAACTTTGGTCTTTACCCAAGTTCACTTGAAAATATCAGAAATTTGTTTTCAGATATCCAGATAAAATATTTCTTTGCAATAGGTATTTTCGGGTCCGTAGTCCTTCTTATAACTCTTGGCAACAGTTATTCTTTTGATGAAAGCATATCCGTATCCTTTTTCCAGGCATTTTCTGCACTGACTACATCAGGATTTTCTACTGTTGATACGGGGTCACTGCCTGATGTTTCAAAAGTTGTCATTTCCGCTCTTATGTGGGCCGGTGGGTGCATGGGTTCCACGGCGGGAGGAATTAAAATAATAAGGCTGATAATCCTTTTAAAAATAATCCAGCTTGTTTATATAAGATTTTTCCTGCCCAAAGAAGCCCTTACACCATTAAAAATAGGTTCAGAAAGTATTGATCCTGAAATAGTATATAATACAATAACAGTATTTCTGCTTTATTTTATTGTAATCTTTGTTTCTGCGTTTATATTTATGATTTACGGGTTTAATCCTGTTGATTCCCTGTTTGAAGTTTCAAGTGCACTGGGAACAGTAGGACTTTCATGCGGGATTACCTGTGCAGGGATGCCTGTTTTTTTAAAGGTGGTCCTGATTTTTGATATGCTTCTCGGAAGGATAGAAATTATTCCGCTATTTATATTGCTGTTACCGCGAACATGGATTAAGAGAGAGAAAAGAGTATGCGGGTAA
- a CDS encoding TrkA family potassium uptake protein, which yields MRVIIVGASALGLDLSRMLIKRGYEVVLIEQDSQTAESLSESMDCTVINAEGTSPDILEKAEIGKADAIVACGGHDQDNILTGLIARGYNVPDIIITTKNTEFMNVAKKLGFHHVVNPPQTASVSIYNTLKGIDTIELSTMMRGNVRFISIIAGESHKGEKLSDIQLPKKSEFIGLYRNDDFFLVTENPAVEINDELLIVTLSEHVTEIDEIFRDYQKETIQS from the coding sequence ATGCGGGTAATTATAGTCGGGGCAAGCGCCCTTGGTCTTGACCTTTCCAGGATGCTTATCAAAAGAGGTTACGAAGTAGTACTGATTGAACAGGACTCACAGACGGCAGAAAGTCTTTCTGAAAGCATGGACTGCACTGTAATCAATGCCGAGGGGACAAGCCCTGACATTCTTGAAAAGGCCGAGATAGGAAAAGCTGATGCAATTGTCGCATGCGGAGGCCATGACCAGGACAATATACTGACGGGACTTATTGCCCGCGGATATAATGTACCGGATATCATTATCACGACAAAAAATACCGAATTTATGAATGTCGCAAAAAAACTTGGGTTTCACCATGTTGTAAACCCTCCGCAGACAGCTTCAGTCAGCATATATAATACGCTTAAAGGAATTGACACAATCGAACTTTCCACGATGATGAGAGGCAATGTAAGATTCATAAGCATTATCGCAGGCGAAAGTCACAAAGGAGAAAAACTGTCTGATATTCAGCTTCCGAAAAAAAGCGAATTCATAGGCCTGTACAGAAATGATGACTTCTTCCTTGTGACAGAAAACCCTGCTGTTGAAATCAATGATGAACTTCTAATTGTAACTCTTTCAGAGCATGTAACTGAAATCGATGAGATTTTCCGTGATTACCAAAAAGAGACTATACAAAGCTGA
- a CDS encoding MBL fold metallo-hydrolase produces MLLKQFFTEKLAHNSYLIGGSERCAVIDPDRDVEKYMSAAEEEGLKITHVIETHLHADFVSGHLDLAGKTGALIYAPAEGKCLFDHLPLKNGDEFLIENIKFHVLEAPGHTPESLVYVVSDLSRGPDPVLAFTGDTLLVNDVGRPDISTEKSRELAGMLYKSLHETVMKLPDSCIVFPAHGEGSLCGRAIGSMRFSTIGYEKKHNSALLLDNPGSFIDSLTNDMPPAPDHFPRCSEINRKGPVPVSELKNPVSLTPEQFKSRIKGGNTVVISTEDYPRYGGNHIPGSYNIYMNGNFSTFAGWVIPPDKDILLVTQTNEEVKTAVVMLRRVGLDRAAGYLKGGMHSWVSAGYDTSHICQLSPPEVFNKLNNEEWMLLDVRSKNEYEGGHIDGAVNIPVADLRTEYKRFDPEKRIIAMCRTGRRSSLACSILKQNGFENIYNAEGGVTGYKNGGFMD; encoded by the coding sequence ATGCTTTTAAAACAATTTTTCACGGAAAAATTAGCTCACAACTCATACCTTATCGGAGGCAGTGAGAGATGTGCAGTTATTGACCCCGACAGGGACGTTGAAAAATACATGTCTGCCGCAGAAGAAGAGGGCTTAAAAATCACACACGTTATTGAAACACATCTGCATGCGGACTTTGTATCCGGTCACCTTGACCTTGCAGGAAAGACAGGAGCCCTAATATATGCTCCGGCTGAAGGGAAATGTCTCTTTGACCATTTACCGTTAAAAAATGGCGATGAATTCTTAATAGAAAACATAAAATTCCATGTTCTTGAAGCACCGGGTCACACACCCGAATCCTTGGTATATGTAGTATCAGACCTTTCAAGGGGCCCTGACCCGGTTCTTGCTTTTACAGGAGACACCCTGCTTGTAAACGATGTCGGAAGACCTGACATTTCCACTGAAAAATCCCGTGAACTTGCAGGGATGCTGTATAAAAGTCTTCACGAGACAGTTATGAAACTTCCTGACAGCTGCATTGTCTTCCCTGCACACGGAGAAGGTTCTTTGTGCGGGAGGGCAATCGGTTCAATGAGGTTTTCTACGATAGGATACGAAAAAAAACATAACTCTGCTCTTTTACTTGATAATCCCGGTTCTTTTATAGATTCACTCACAAATGACATGCCCCCGGCGCCTGATCATTTCCCAAGGTGCAGCGAGATAAACAGAAAAGGGCCTGTTCCTGTTTCCGAACTTAAAAATCCTGTTTCCCTCACTCCGGAACAGTTTAAATCACGTATTAAAGGTGGAAACACAGTAGTCATAAGCACTGAGGATTACCCCCGATATGGCGGAAACCACATCCCCGGAAGTTATAATATTTATATGAACGGCAATTTTTCAACTTTTGCAGGATGGGTCATTCCGCCTGACAAAGATATTCTTCTTGTTACCCAAACAAACGAAGAGGTGAAAACGGCGGTTGTAATGCTTAGGAGAGTTGGTCTCGACAGGGCGGCCGGATACCTCAAAGGCGGCATGCATTCATGGGTTTCTGCCGGATATGATACCAGCCATATATGCCAGCTTTCCCCGCCTGAGGTCTTTAATAAACTAAACAATGAAGAGTGGATGCTTCTGGATGTAAGGTCCAAAAATGAATATGAAGGCGGGCATATAGATGGTGCAGTAAATATACCTGTAGCGGATTTAAGGACAGAATACAAAAGATTTGACCCTGAGAAGAGAATAATTGCAATGTGCAGAACAGGCAGGCGCTCAAGTCTTGCATGCAGTATCCTGAAACAGAATGGTTTTGAAAATATATATAATGCAGAAGGGGGAGTTACGGGATACAAAAACGGAGGATTTATGGACTGA
- a CDS encoding cation diffusion facilitator family transporter, giving the protein MSVPSENNSGNIKQNTAKLSVISNSSLFVLKFIVGFSIGSVSIISEAIHSGMDLLAAVIAFFSVKKSEEPPDTEHEFGHGKFEDFSGLIEAFLIFAAAVLIIFEALSKLMEGEHSIEPSGMFLAGVAVMGVSALVNWVVSGRLMDTAKKTESIALESDAWHLRTDVYTSLGVFAGLILIKITGIYALDSVIAIAVAFVILHAAFDLTKRSLSDLIDRSIPEKDKQRIKDIICEHESEYAGFHGLKTRRAGPEIFINLHLVVSGDVTVRQSHDLEDHIESDLKVEFPRSVVTIHVEPCNEGKNGCDRCGSFCNYKKKS; this is encoded by the coding sequence ATGTCAGTTCCATCCGAAAATAATTCTGGAAATATAAAACAGAATACCGCTAAACTTTCTGTAATTTCAAACAGCAGTCTTTTCGTTTTGAAATTCATTGTCGGTTTTTCCATAGGATCTGTCAGTATAATTTCAGAGGCAATTCATTCGGGAATGGATCTGCTTGCAGCTGTCATCGCTTTTTTTTCGGTGAAAAAATCTGAAGAGCCTCCGGATACGGAGCATGAATTCGGACACGGAAAATTTGAGGATTTTTCCGGCCTCATAGAAGCTTTTCTGATATTTGCGGCTGCTGTACTCATAATATTTGAAGCTCTCTCAAAACTTATGGAAGGAGAGCATTCAATAGAGCCTTCAGGAATGTTTCTGGCGGGTGTTGCAGTAATGGGGGTTTCAGCGCTCGTCAACTGGGTCGTATCAGGCAGACTTATGGATACTGCAAAAAAAACAGAGTCAATTGCCCTTGAAAGCGACGCATGGCACCTCAGAACAGATGTATACACTTCTCTGGGAGTATTCGCAGGACTGATTCTGATAAAAATTACCGGCATTTATGCCCTGGACTCCGTTATAGCAATAGCAGTAGCATTTGTAATACTTCACGCGGCTTTTGACCTTACAAAAAGATCGCTTTCTGATCTTATCGACAGGAGCATCCCTGAAAAGGACAAACAGAGAATAAAGGATATAATCTGTGAACATGAATCGGAGTATGCAGGCTTTCACGGCCTTAAGACAAGACGTGCAGGCCCTGAAATTTTTATAAATCTTCATCTTGTTGTTTCAGGTGATGTTACGGTCCGCCAGTCGCATGACCTTGAAGACCACATAGAATCCGACCTAAAGGTTGAATTTCCCCGTTCAGTCGTCACAATCCATGTCGAACCGTGCAATGAAGGTAAAAACGGATGCGACAGGTGCGGGTCATTCTGCAACTATAAAAAGAAAAGCTGA
- a CDS encoding ketopantoate reductase family protein yields MDKEKKEILILGAGAVGLSIAGRLSGICNVSVVCRERHAEVIRKKGLFMDGIWGNKKVSGIKCFSSPEILAEAKTGYDFVLITCKSNDTLNVCNEYSKFLKENIAVSIQNGIGNGDIIQRFSDLVIGATITTNFYSHDNGCVTVRNETEPLKIGIYPGNRNTGDSQGALNEIEEILCRAKISTEISSDIRVSIWEKNLLNIAVNPVSAILSIKVGEVMNENVKVVVTGLIKETFEIMSAEKIKTKWKNPDDYLNYLFSTLVPSFSGVYTSMYQDLEMKRETEIDYINGAVVSLGEKNGIKTPFNVCVCSLLKYCENRKLLSLCTVE; encoded by the coding sequence ATGGATAAAGAAAAAAAAGAGATTCTCATACTTGGGGCCGGCGCTGTAGGACTTTCCATAGCCGGCAGACTCTCCGGTATCTGCAATGTCTCAGTCGTATGCAGGGAAAGACATGCAGAGGTAATACGTAAAAAGGGACTTTTCATGGATGGTATCTGGGGTAATAAGAAAGTAAGCGGAATAAAATGCTTTTCATCACCTGAGATACTTGCTGAGGCCAAAACAGGATATGACTTTGTACTGATAACATGCAAAAGCAATGATACACTGAATGTCTGCAATGAATACAGCAAATTTCTGAAAGAAAATATCGCCGTCAGCATTCAGAACGGAATTGGAAACGGAGATATAATTCAAAGATTTTCTGACCTGGTTATCGGTGCAACTATTACGACAAATTTTTATTCGCATGATAACGGGTGTGTAACTGTCCGAAACGAGACAGAACCTTTAAAAATAGGTATATATCCAGGCAACAGGAATACCGGGGACAGTCAGGGGGCTCTAAACGAAATTGAGGAGATTCTGTGCAGAGCAAAAATAAGTACCGAAATATCTTCTGATATCAGGGTTTCAATATGGGAGAAAAATCTCCTAAACATAGCAGTGAATCCCGTCAGTGCAATACTTTCCATTAAAGTGGGAGAGGTTATGAACGAGAATGTGAAAGTCGTCGTTACAGGACTGATAAAAGAGACTTTTGAGATAATGTCTGCAGAAAAAATAAAGACAAAATGGAAAAACCCTGACGATTATCTGAATTATCTCTTCAGTACTCTTGTACCCTCGTTTTCCGGGGTATACACATCCATGTACCAGGACCTTGAGATGAAAAGGGAGACAGAAATTGATTATATTAACGGAGCTGTAGTTAGTCTTGGGGAAAAAAACGGAATAAAAACTCCTTTCAATGTATGCGTATGCAGTCTCCTGAAGTATTGTGAAAACAGAAAATTACTTTCACTGTGCACGGTCGAATAA
- a CDS encoding AI-2E family transporter: MSYIDKLSDNLRYLLTGALIFIILVGMHETAYLINMVVISLILAMLGTPLLFRLKRRGFSDVISVTIIMTVYIIVIFFFLALIFESVNVLLMDLPKYEELFTIRMQGLFSLIGNLGVSVSADSLFLPDWGTLSKILLGLAGNVSAILMDGFFIIVITCFILLEIPSLPRRIKKLAGEDSSLLVQYREMCTSMIGWVVVKTKTNVVLGASFGAMLYALGIDLAVFWGVMAVILSYIPYIGLLIVSVPAIILAWLQLGLWGVVIVVIGICIINAVVENIVFSKFAAKDFNMPPLVVILSLVLWTWVLGPIGMLISVPLTIMILIAFRYIESTKWITVILGMEDIPEKTKPEK; the protein is encoded by the coding sequence TATATAGACAAACTAAGCGATAATCTCAGGTACCTGCTTACGGGAGCCCTGATATTTATAATACTTGTCGGCATGCATGAAACTGCATACCTGATAAATATGGTTGTAATCTCCCTAATTCTTGCGATGCTTGGAACACCTTTGTTGTTCAGGCTGAAAAGAAGGGGTTTTTCAGATGTAATTTCCGTTACAATAATAATGACGGTATATATAATCGTGATTTTTTTCTTTCTTGCTCTTATTTTTGAGTCCGTAAACGTCCTTCTCATGGATCTTCCTAAATACGAGGAGCTTTTTACGATAAGAATGCAGGGTTTATTCAGCCTGATAGGTAATTTAGGGGTTTCTGTGTCGGCAGATTCTTTGTTTTTACCTGACTGGGGGACTTTATCAAAAATTTTGCTGGGTCTTGCCGGAAATGTCTCTGCAATTCTGATGGACGGATTTTTTATAATTGTTATAACATGCTTCATTCTCCTTGAAATTCCGTCTCTTCCAAGAAGGATAAAAAAGCTTGCAGGTGAAGACAGCAGCCTGCTAGTTCAGTACAGGGAAATGTGCACAAGTATGATAGGATGGGTTGTCGTAAAAACCAAAACAAACGTTGTTCTGGGGGCATCTTTCGGGGCCATGCTTTATGCACTCGGAATAGATCTGGCAGTATTCTGGGGGGTTATGGCAGTCATATTGAGCTATATCCCCTACATTGGGCTTTTGATAGTGTCAGTCCCGGCGATAATCCTTGCATGGCTTCAGCTTGGCCTGTGGGGTGTTGTTATTGTTGTAATAGGAATATGCATAATCAACGCAGTCGTCGAAAATATCGTGTTCTCCAAGTTTGCAGCCAAAGACTTCAATATGCCTCCGCTTGTGGTAATACTTTCTCTGGTTCTCTGGACATGGGTCCTCGGACCGATTGGTATGCTCATCTCGGTTCCTCTGACAATAATGATTTTAATTGCCTTCAGGTATATTGAAAGTACAAAGTGGATTACGGTCATTCTGGGAATGGAAGATATTCCGGAGAAAACGAAACCTGAAAAATAA